One Cucurbita pepo subsp. pepo cultivar mu-cu-16 chromosome LG11, ASM280686v2, whole genome shotgun sequence DNA window includes the following coding sequences:
- the LOC111806024 gene encoding uncharacterized protein LOC111806024, with the protein MSRRSGSCLRCCLVIFAVVSALAVCGPALYWRFKKALLLGDSKTSCAPCICDCPPPLSLLKIAPGLSNLSVTDCGSNDPDLKQEMEKQFVDLLTEELKLQEAVSGEHTRHMNITLFEAKRVASQYQREAEKCIAATETCEEARERAEALTIKERKLTSLWERRARQMGWMVE; encoded by the exons ATGTCACGCCGATCTGGGTCTTGCCTGAGGTGTTGTCTCGTGATTTTCGCCGTAGTTTCTGCTTTGGCTGTTTGTGGGCCGGCCTTGTATTGGCGATTCAAGAAGGCTTTGCTATTGGGAGATTCCAAAACCTCCTGTGCTCCTTGCATCTGCGATTGTCCGCCCCCCTTATCCCTTTTGAAGATTGCTCCTG GTCTGTCCAATCTCTCCGTCACAG ACTGTGGgagtaacgacccagatctcAAGCAGGAGATGGAAAAACAATTTGTGGATCTTTTAACAGAGGAATTGAAGCTTCAAGAAGCCGTTTCTGGCGAACATACTCGCCATATGAACATCACGTTATTCGAGGCGAAAAGGGTAGCTTCTCAGTATCAGAGGGAGGCTGAAAAGTGCATTGCTGCAACCGAAACTTGTGAAGAGGCCCGAGAACGCGCCGAGGCTTTGACGATCAAGGAAAGGAAGCTTACGTCATTGTGGGAGCGACGAGCCCGCCAAATGGGTTGGATGGTGGAATAA